From a region of the Pseudomonas fulva 12-X genome:
- a CDS encoding PIN-like domain-containing protein, translating to MFGYHHIEKTMDEHIREIADLALSSQTLIILDTNIIAYLYKLHEAARQEFFAWSDAAVLSERLAIPAWAASEYLSRVTGKNLESYTPKSKEPTQIKKALENLHQTAALFVDDDILRRTSFQGDRIAYINGFRAAIEELEKHLCVFKHQFDAGTIHQQIIDHLSSCILDSDLSSLCSRAAHEGAARFEHRMPPGFKDGNKDENPYGDLIIWYEIIEKSNAASAKFPKVLFVTNDEKSDWVYAPKMRSQIVRDVRKSVGNSAPEIKIIDPRLVSEFRRETGHPDITICTLATLIEGLSRSNGTEFSQLAAAIQVNTQELLVDTAIINEVENDADVAPEDEPPILEANAAVVDEVPAIKEVEQRLQYSQEAIADALYQVDPPSAINKIIDELKSHNWYTQNPAILKISSIRDETFPPSSWFVLGRNVYQAACGNSQKAMEFMASLESRLASFSEETAKHILAGILFEIYFDARGQFREVLKFSYADKPLSLVTRQEYSDVVAFMLSKLEQFTDRLKFLPGDIARKHLVITSTPVKRAEEAESEEVSELNSITLDGVELMKDVEEPQEVSPWGRLATTRTLYINRIRERISEELAIPRWALEIETLPPIVSDRKLWMPDNRAFEPKQIL from the coding sequence GTGTTTGGTTATCACCATATTGAAAAGACAATGGATGAGCATATTCGTGAAATTGCGGATCTTGCTCTTTCTTCACAGACATTAATTATCCTTGACACCAATATAATAGCCTACCTGTACAAACTACATGAGGCAGCCCGGCAAGAGTTCTTTGCTTGGTCAGATGCTGCCGTTTTGAGTGAACGCCTCGCAATACCTGCTTGGGCGGCAAGTGAATATCTCTCTCGAGTCACTGGGAAAAACCTTGAGTCGTACACACCTAAAAGCAAAGAGCCTACTCAGATTAAAAAAGCCCTAGAAAACCTTCATCAAACAGCTGCATTGTTTGTGGATGACGACATTTTACGTAGAACGTCATTTCAGGGAGATCGCATAGCTTATATAAATGGGTTTCGAGCAGCTATCGAAGAGCTAGAAAAACATCTGTGTGTATTTAAGCATCAATTCGATGCTGGAACTATTCACCAGCAGATAATAGACCACTTATCCTCCTGCATCCTTGACTCTGATCTGTCTTCACTTTGCTCCAGAGCAGCTCATGAGGGGGCTGCCCGGTTCGAACACCGAATGCCCCCGGGCTTCAAAGACGGTAATAAAGACGAAAATCCTTACGGGGATCTTATAATTTGGTATGAGATAATCGAAAAATCTAATGCTGCCTCTGCTAAATTTCCCAAGGTTCTCTTTGTAACCAACGATGAAAAGTCTGATTGGGTCTATGCCCCTAAGATGAGATCTCAGATAGTCAGAGATGTAAGAAAATCAGTCGGGAACTCCGCTCCGGAAATTAAAATTATCGATCCTCGTCTAGTCTCGGAATTTAGGCGAGAAACAGGACATCCCGATATCACCATCTGCACCTTAGCCACTCTAATCGAGGGTTTGTCACGGAGCAACGGTACTGAGTTCTCTCAACTAGCGGCTGCAATCCAGGTGAATACGCAGGAGTTGTTAGTAGATACCGCCATCATCAATGAGGTAGAGAATGATGCCGATGTAGCTCCTGAGGACGAGCCTCCAATTCTTGAGGCCAATGCGGCCGTTGTCGATGAGGTACCAGCAATTAAAGAAGTCGAGCAACGCCTTCAGTACAGTCAAGAAGCCATTGCAGACGCTTTGTATCAAGTAGATCCTCCTTCAGCTATTAATAAAATAATAGATGAATTAAAATCTCATAACTGGTACACCCAAAATCCGGCCATACTAAAAATCTCTTCTATCCGTGATGAGACATTTCCTCCTTCATCGTGGTTCGTATTAGGAAGGAATGTTTATCAAGCAGCATGTGGCAACTCTCAGAAGGCCATGGAGTTCATGGCAAGTCTTGAGTCCAGGCTTGCTAGTTTCTCTGAGGAAACCGCAAAGCACATACTGGCAGGAATATTGTTCGAGATATATTTTGATGCGCGCGGCCAGTTTCGTGAGGTGCTAAAATTTAGTTATGCAGATAAGCCGTTGTCATTGGTGACGAGGCAAGAGTATTCAGATGTCGTTGCGTTTATGCTGTCAAAATTGGAGCAATTCACAGATAGGTTGAAATTTTTGCCGGGCGATATCGCACGCAAACATTTAGTCATTACCTCAACACCAGTCAAGCGCGCCGAAGAAGCGGAAAGCGAAGAAGTCAGTGAATTGAATTCAATCACCCTAGACGGGGTGGAGCTAATGAAGGATGTAGAGGAGCCGCAAGAGGTCAGTCCGTGGGGGCGCCTGGCTACTACACGAACTCTATATATTAATCGCATCCGGGAACGAATCTCAGAAGAGCTAGCAATCCCTAGATGGGCACTCGAAATCGAGACCTTACCGCCAATCGTTAGTGACCGTAAACTATGGATGCCGGACAACAGAGCCTTTGAACCTAAACAAATACTCTGA